tctgatgagacaaagatagacctttttggtgataattctaagtggaatgtgtggagaaaaccaggctctgctcatcacctgcccaatacaatcccaacagtgaaacatggtggtggcaacatcatgctatgggggcaTTTTTCAACTGCagagacaggacaactggttgtcattgaaggaaacaggaatgcggccaagtacagagatatcctggatgaaaacctcttccagagtgctctggacctcagacttggccgaaggttcaacttccaacaagacaatgatcctaagcacacagctaaaataacaaaggagcggcttcagaacaactctgtgaccatttttgactggcccagccagagccatgaTCTAATCCCAATTGAgtatctttggagagacctgaaaatggcgtccaccaacgttcaccatccaacctgatggaactggagaggatctacaaggaagaatggccgaggatccccaaatccaggggtgaaaaacttgttgcatcattcccaagaagactcattgctgtactagctcaaaaggtgcttctactcaatactgagcaaagggtctgaagactcatgatcatgtgatatttcagtttttcttttataataaatttgcaaaaactactacatttctgtttttttcagtcaagatggggtgcagagtgcacattaatgagaaaaaaatgaacttttttgaattcaccaaatggctgcaatgacacaaagagtgaaaaattgaaaggggtctgaatactttccgtaaccaCTGTAGATAAGTTTTGGTGactttttgctgcatatttttacttgtgtttttcccTTTTATATGTTCTGAGCTCTTTCCCTTTTTCAGCTAACTACAGCGTCCCTGAGATCAGTAACGGAAGCTTTCAAGAACTCGATGTGGAATCCGTAGTGAACTTTCACTGCTCGTCTGGAGATGGTTCTCCACAACCTCGTGGAATATTATGGATGGTTGCTGACTACAATGGAACACAATATTACCCTATAATCTGTACGGTGCAGTTGAGCCCATCATGTGCAATAAAGGAAACCGCTGAAACATTTAACATCTCAAGCAATTTCACACTGACAGTGAAGAGCAGCATCAACATCAGCTGTACAGTAATGGCGCATCACAACTTCTCCTCTGAAGTTCTGCAAATAGGTTATTATATTAATTTTTCAATATTTCTAATTTTCAATTATGTCTATGCATTGCATGAAAGTCCAAAATTATCTCCTTAAACCGGATTAagatccccatacacattagggttAATGACAATAGATGATTTCAGCTAGAAAAAGTATTCATCGGGTGAATTTTAATAGGTATTGATCAATTAAGTAGATCTATCACTGGTAGTCTTTGGGCCCAATTAATCAAAGTATGGACAATAGTCTGAGCAGACTCTTCTTACCACAGCATTTATGGTATCTAGGGTATTAATCAGATAGACAGGATTGACAGCAATGTGAAGTCCTCTTACTTccgcatccctggtatctccagtattagatcagataggcagggtggagagcagagtgagcagcctcttcttaccccagcacccctggtatttccaggattagatcagataggcagggAGGACAGCAGGGTCAGCAGTCTCTTTTTAcaccagcacccctggtatctccaggattagatcagataggcagagaggacaacagtgtcagcagtctcttcttaccccagcacccctggtatctccaggattagatcagataaacagggcagacagcagtgtgagcagcctcttcttacctcagcacctctgatatctccaatattagatcagatatacatggtggacagcagtgtgagcagtcttcttatctcagcaccactggtatctccagtattagatcagataggcagggaggacagcagtgtgagcagcctcttcctaccccagcacccctggtatctccagtattagatcagatagacagggcagacagcagtgtgagcagcctcttcttacctcagcacctctgatatctccagtattagatcagattgacaggatggacagcagtgtaagcCGCCTCTTTTTACATCAGAATCCTGGTGtttacagtattagatcagataaacagggcagacagcagtatgagcagcctcttattacccCAGCAcctctgatatctccagtattagatcagatagacagtatTGACAGCAGTGTGTGTGGCTTCTTGTTATCTCAGAATCCGTGTTATCTCCAGTGTAAGATAAggaatacagggtggacagcagtgtaagctgCTTCTTCTTACATCAGCAGCCCTGGTATCTCCAGGATTAGATCAGAGTAGAGATAACGTAATCTTTTGAAGTTTAAATTCACCAGATTTGCCACATTTTTTTTCAGGAAATTTAATTGATGTTGAATTAAAAGTAATCTATAACGTCTAATGCTCCTGAAAACAATTTATAAGTTTATAACATTTTTTCCTCACACTCTAATCTTCTTCATTGCTGTGCTATCATACACTACCTCTACAGTTTCGTCGGTACTTCCTGACTTTCTCTCCCTATATCTGTGGCTAAGCTGTGACACCCTATTACTGTCCAGATTCACCATAAAATGGCCGTtacatttcctgcttctgcttgtCCCTCCTGATTGACTGTGATATACAGTGTAACAAAGTGGCACGGGTGATAGTCATGACCGAGTCCATTAAAGCAATAGTCGATATGCACCtcggccccttgcacatgaaaaaTACAAATAAAGTCCCAGCCCTGCAGCATAGACCATTACCTTCAGCAAATGGATGCTCTCCACACAGGAAcggcgtcctctggatgcaccacgcGACACACTTCGGTTCTAACAGTGGCAGAACTTTAAtaacaagaaaaaaaaggaaaaaatatgagATAATGGTTCCTGCACTCCCTATCCAGATATTCTGTCTCAACAGCCCCCATTCGGTTCTGGGGAGCAAACAGTCCTTTAGTGGGCACTTGCACAGTCCTAGTGCCCGTTCCAGCTGCCCAGCAGTCCTTTGGCAGCACTTTATCCCCTCCGGGGGTATATCATTCTCCCATCAGAGGAGCACGTCTTGCCACGGGCAAACCTGCCTGGGCTCTGCTCCAAAGACATGAAATTGCTGCTTCTTCCAGGCTGCTAACCCAGCCCCTTGTTGTTAACCTGTTCTAACCCTGAACTAATTACATACATGTTGTATAATACAGTACACTCACAATAGTACAACATCAGACATACAGACACATTGATAAAACAGTGATACACAATGTTAATACATTAACTTAGAGCCAAACCATCAGGACGCTGCATGGGGCACACATGCTTGACATACAAGAGAGAGGGAACAACAGAGGGTtcctgccacctccttacaacTACATGATGTGATAGCTGCATGGCATTATGAAAAATCCTGTCCAAGGTCTTATGAACCTTCTTTGACTGATGCAGTCTTCTGTATTGTGTGAAATGGTGGCAGCTATTTTAGGTAATTGCAAACTATTCAAATTTATTGGGTTAAGCAAATCCCAAAAATTTTGACTAATAAACTAtgctggaagcaaatgggagcacatCTTTCTACACATGAAGACACTGCATATTTCCCACTGCACGTGTTCACAGGCATATGCTCATGGTGCAGGCAACAGCCATATGGTAGGGTCAACAAGCATATGatgcgcccacagggcagtgggatactcggtaccgggtccggacgCAAAGGGGATGTCATGATGGCTGCGACCAGGTCCGTGGccttgggcatcaacgttaaattgaaaggtctttaaagggataaagtcttttgttcatgacgccacctgtggtattcggtcagtgtggaccgacgctgctttaaggggtcctctggggtgatgttatggaagctagatggtataccttcccacagggctcccagtgtatagatagtaaatggtgagaggtgcagtaaagaacgaggacacaggtttgcagtctccttacctggtttactgaagacttcaggcagccacagtccagggcaccagatcacagggtagatagggtccggccggcttggaagcgaatccagagtcccctttccaGGTGGAGGTAAAAACCTTCCtatgcgcggtggtgttgtagtcccttactgtctatggcttcacataaggtcctcacagatgtcctctctgtcccccatataggataggacataacccgtatgactggtgacttaagcctgtttatagtatatactctagcacgccccgggctccaaaggagtcaccgtgcctcctgggtattaaggcagacaggtaacttgcagttcaactGTCCTGCTAGTCTCTGCTGTAAGATGTGGAGATCCTTACAACCTTGGAATTCCGGCTACCGGAtaactgcgcctcagagggaggcagcctgcttgtagctgttctcccctgatatcactctcctttgcttcgctctccttcacgctcactgaacgatgttctgCCTTCTGTATAATCTCCTTTCCTAGGAGCTGtagcactgtggctacacagctccgttaTACCTtcccctgcctcagactgctccagtctgcttcctggcagtAACTAATCTCTCTTTCccgccaaaccacaatatatatatatatatatatataggggagtgacctatcaaataggatcaaaagctcccttgtggcctggagtgtgaacatgttgtgtgcattgtgatcacCTGGTGACAGTTgtctttcatcgcttccaaacgtgacatcactctccccgtgaggaaagcaatgctactgtgacgaccaggaccctggggcgccacacatacGCAGGTAGAAACCTGCTGAAATTGTATTCTGGGGACTCATGTTTTCTTTAGAATATACCATAGTGATGTTTTTTATTACAGAATTAAAGCCTGAAGTCACCATCCCAAGAGAGGAAAATAATAATTTAATATATATTGTCCCATGCATTATCCTGAtcgtcttcttcatccttgccacAGTGATATATTGTTTTCATAAGAAGTCCAAAAAAACCAGCAGATCAAGTGAGTAAACCTGACCACAAATATTAAGCACAATGAAAAATTACAATATTTAACTAATCAATTCAATGTAATGTACTCTATTTTATTgttgttaaagggaacatgtcacgcgaaaagacgctattaacctgcagatgtggagttaatctgcaggataatagcgttgTGAACCTGCCCAGCGCCAGCACTTGGACTCACGCTGCTGAGactaaattaactttattctccgctGAAGAGTTCCGGACTCAGTCATGGGGGCGCACCGGCGCAGTTTTACTCACcgctgttatggactgacctggtttgTGGTAATGATATTGTAACCACTAAGGGCAGCACCGGCAGGtggtgtagtcagggatagccaagaagtcggtacacaggaacagcaatgtagtttggaggaataagcaggaatcattgtCAGGGATAGCCAAGAAGTCGGTTCACAGGAACAGCAATGTCGTTTGAAGGAATTAGCAGGAATcacagtcaggaaagccagaggtcGATATCAGGAGCAGCAGTGTAGCATGAAGAAGCAGCAGGTGGAAGGAAGCTTGACTggaggctggtagctcaataatcacacAAGGAAAGGAGAGCAAGGGCAGGTTTATATAGGGTGTGCAATCAGGAACCCAGGGTGGTGACCAACaggaaactcagggtggagacatcagcaacaacataggtacaagtatttgggttagcacagaactgtccagaaagctgaatagctcagaagaAAGAGCTGCCGTCTGGTCCACAGGAGGTGCTGGGTTCGAATTCTGACaatcctgactgacagctgctcagCATTAGACTCGGCTGTCAGTCATTGCCTGGGTGTGGTTACTGACTTCATCAGACAGTTGCGTTAGCATCCAAACATTTCAGACGTCGCTTCTAGTCAGGGGAGATGACCTGTCTTAAAATGAGATTTTTGGAGCATTAAAATATGAATCCTCTTTTTATGCATATCATATAAAATTTGAGATAGTTTTTGTGGAACATTCAGCCCCCGAGCATTAAAGGACCCGCAGATGACCTGTGTCATTTTAAAGGCTAGTGATAATTGGACAATGTTGTCCATCCACAGAAGTGTGAAATCAGCCTAAGATTATGGAGGGACTTGTCAAAATAAGTCTTCTAGGGGGATATAGTGAGGCCCTTGCATTGGGTttcagttttaaagggaatctgtccccagtTTTTTTTGCtgtggaatctgagagcagcataatatagggtaaGACACCCTGATACCAGTGATGTATCACGTACTgagctgcttggtgtagttttgatagaatccctgttttatctgctgtagatgtagaagagctcagaatgctgagctgtgtataaccccgcccacaccactgattggtagcttcttGTGTGCACTGTAagcaagttgccaatcagtggtgggggcggggttatacaaattAGCTGGACTACCCTGcacatgacacctagtcctgcagtgataatttcCTAGTGATAAAATATTAATTGTATTGACACTACAACACACAGACTAATTAATGACACATTCCTGGAAATAGGCTCTATTGCCCTATATTGTACGActatcagattaaatagcaaaaaaactggtgacagattccctttaagaagcagAGAGAACACTGGTTCcttttttaataattacatttggcTCTGTACGGGCTGCAAAGTGTTTCACACATGACGGAAGTACGGGAAATTCCAGACAGACCTACGTCAGTTCATTCTGAGATTCTTCCTGCATACCTGTTTActcttgttggttttttttttgtttttatcaataCTTTTATTCACTGTTTTAATACATTAATTTCTTAAAGTTCTTGGACCCAAAATTTATATCACAGCCCCCATTTTATGTAGGTTCAAGTAGTTCCAACATCTGCAAACAGGGAAAAAATATTTGTTAAAACTAAACTTCAATTACTTCGCTCTGAAATAGGAAAATTAAATACTTGGCCTACGCATTTCAAGCCCATATAGGACCCTATATAGGCTTGACACGCATAGGAAAgtgttttatttttaactttttttctattttatgtaTTTAAAATGTAGTTTTAACAAATATTTATTTCCTGTTTGTGGATTTTGGAGCCATTTATTTTCTACTTCATCTACGACTTGGGAACTAGCTCACAACCCTTGTCTTTGCAACGCACCCAACAGCTTGCTGTCTAAACTTTAACCTGTGATCTGATGAATTTGCTTTGGTTTCTGTATGTTTTCATGCCCCATTCTTGTGTGGCAGATAAGTTTTAGTCGGGCTAGGCAACGACTGCTATCTCTGAAAATGAGAAAACTCTTTTATAAAGCGGACGTATTGACTTACCAACTCTTCGCGATGGTCTCCAAAAAAGGGGACACCGACTTTTCTGGATAGACACATAAGGaaaaggctgacagcactcactaagtGTGGACGCCCGCGCTCAATCCAGGGAACCCACTTGGAAAATAGCAGTAGTCAAAAGAAATCCAGGTGAAGAAATTGAAAATAAGCTTTATTTCGCCATAAAAGCACAACATTTCGGCCTGTACCAGGTCTTTATCAAGTACTTCTCATTTCTTCTGAGGACTCTTCTGGACAGTCTCCAAAAAATGGGAGACCTCCAGGACTCTGAAAGATTTGTCAAGTCTCACAAAAAAATCCCAGAAAGCAGTTGTTCCAGAAGGTTTGTTTCATGGAAGGGCCATTGAAGGGGCAAAGAAAAGATACAAAAAGGGTGCGGAAGGGGGTTTGGACTGTATGGACTTATTTAGGGAAATCATTTTTGTACTACATAATGTAGCACAATCTGAAAAAGAACTGGAGTCCCTCAACCTGTATATAACCATTCAGACCTTGTCCGAATACCTTTATTTCATGTACAGACAAATGATCTATTCATTTAAGCAAAGAGAAAGTAATTGTGCATTGTTGTTTTTTTCAGTACCATTACAGAATGGGCAAAATCCAACCACAACAGTCCCAAACAACGATGTCACTCAGCAGTAAGTATTCCTTCAGGAATGTAATATCTGCTTGCCCACGCAATCCAACCATAGCCACACTAGCCAAATTTAGTTTGACTTACAGTAATTCTGAATATAGTGTTTAGGGCACAAACTCGAACTTGGCTTTCGGAATCAAAATCTAAAAGAATGTAAAACACAGAAACAAAAAGATAGAAATACTTTGGGAATAAAAATTGGTAGAGTGAAAGAACATAGAATTTGCTGGTTTGTGAAGACCTCCAAGATCAGAACTATTGGAGATTTTACTTATAGTCTTGGTGACTTTATCACTGGTctatatcagaggtccccaactccagtcctcaaggcccaccaacaggtcatgttttcaggatttcctttgcattgcacaggtgatgcaattattacctgggcaatactaaggaaatcctgaaaacatgacctgttggtgggccttgaggactggagttggggacctctggtctatatGACCGGACACTATCTTGCACTTGTATCTctgattctttttgtgtttttgttttggtCCTGTAATCTGAAAAGGTTATTGGTCACACATCTTCTTCAGTGTAGTGAGTCTACTTCAATGTCTGTCCCGTAAAAGTCTAAATTTCCTTGTGTTCTACCATGGCCAAGATCAGTATGGCTCACTTTTCTTGGATGAAGTCTTGTGAGGTCATCGAGATTCAAAAATCAACTCAAGAGAGGGAATGTATACGTAGAGGAGTATACACCAATGAAAAATCAGAAATTTATACTAATAGGTCTTATTGGTCATAGGTACCTCTTGTGCCCCCTGTGAACCACAACTAATTTTCCCTATATACTTatgttatactagatggcagcccgattctaaagaatcgggagtctagaatccatatatactttatttattcaaatgtaaaaataatacaattaataaataatagtaagaaagaacaaaaaatggctgcactcaccagctcttgacaattcttgttatttaaggtacagttacacaggatccatgaacatgcttatgaggggagggatgaaagacatcagacgacaactttgcgtgttgtggcaaatgccacaacaacggttctttgcttaagaacaatgtcaggtagtaggaaaatagccagttaataataggcaatagttctttgcaggaatgcagatattaataaataggcagtttatattgcagagaaattgctgggcaataatggacaatgtccttatgtggcaaataatagagcaatatacccaatgtggcaaagaagaggttaataaacggcagtctctcagtataacagtcagtgaataataggcagtatatggagaaaacaccaaacaaaagttcaaaattggtgtgaaaatgtcactgaaccacttcacaactaaatatatatagttttggtaaatggtattatcatttttttgacgaaattcggcaggagcttgaagagcaacgtcactgggcccgcctccacgcagtagaaacttgctgtgaggtaaaaattcaaaaatcacaccaaaatggcgggcggagtgtgtcacagtacggcacgtttctgattggtcgctcgcagcaggcggcaaccaatcagacactggacactgttgacgtcacttatctccggacattagctccggacattatctccggacattagctccggacattagctccggacaggaagttggcacaaattgcaggaagtagtattctaggcaattatatattattaGATGTTTTGGAATGTTTCACCATCTCCTTGCGCTAAGATTTATTGAGCCCACGTAATGCTTAAATAGTCTTATCTCCTCCCACTTGACAAAGTTGATGATAACCTTAGGTGACTTAAAAGGTACTAGAAATTCTCTAATATTATTATCAAAATCACTTGAATCAAAGAGCAATCAAAATCTACTAAGTGACCATTCAAATTTCTGTTGGCTTTCCTGTTGATCTATCGGTTGACTACAGCCAAGGGTCAAAAGCCTGTTGTctactttagggtaccgtcacacagtggcattttgatcgctacgacggcacgaatcGTGACATTCcatcgatatacttacgatctcgcagtgtgtgacacgctcctgcgatcagggaccccgctgagaatcgtacgtcgtagcagatcgtttgaaactttctttcgtcgtctagtgtcccgctgtggcggaatgatcgcatggtgtaacaaaggtgtgcacgatattgtatacgatgtgcgcatagtaaccaacagcttctacattgcaaatacgtcgtgaagttatcgctccagcgtcgtgcattgcgaagtgtgacagcagtctacgacactggtgcgataatggtgcgatgctggagcgtcacggatcgtgccgtcgtagcgaccaaagtgccactgtgagacggtacctttactcagggGCTAATTTAGATAAAATTTGAGTTAATCAGGAGCTAATTTGCATACAGTTTGGGTTACCTTTGGTTATCCTGCAGTAAAATGGGATTACTCACACTTTTCTGTTGCTATTCAAAGAGGGCTGTCAACAATTTATTTGTGAGGTCTCATACAAGGTTCAGAATGTACAATAGGACCTTTCACCAGATCAAAAGTGGGCAGTTTTTTGCAATTGTTGTATTCCCACTGATCCCCTGAAtaatataacattttttattttcttacaatctaatatataaacctgaatgtgtgtgtgtatgtatgtgtgtgtgtatgtatgtatgtatgtatgtccgggattggcatctgaaccatcccagctacagccacaaaattttgcacagtcacacgtctggaccccgagagcgtcataggctatgttgtgaggtgaaattttaaccccacgctttccaattcaccaaacaattttgcccctatctacataatggggaaaaagtgaaaggaaaagtgttggaggcaaattgacagctgccagatgtgaacaagggggacttaaagagtgagagcgatggcgccaaagagtatataccgtacagttgctatggtggggctccgacatgggatactcaccacacatggggatatgaacacacccacaaaatgcgccacacactaccacgtgcttgaacacatataccaccctcagcagacatttcaccacacatacaccaacctcgccacataaaagtcgaaacacaaaagtcgccgctcaaaactcaccaagcgcaaaactcgccacatgcaaaacttgccacatgcaaaactaagctcacgcaaaacttgcacccacgaaaaaattgccacatgcacaaaagttgcaacacatgcaaaagttgcctcacacaaaactggcacatactcaaaaggcaccacacataaaactcgccacgagcaaaactcgccatgcacaaaacttgctgcacacaacttgctacactaacctgtcacatgcaactcgacacacaaaaagttgctacacgcatgtcgccacacaaaactcatctcacaaaagtcgctacatgcatgtcgccacacgcaactcaacacacacaacttgacacacgaaactcgccctaaaacacacacaagtctggtattagccttcaaaaataaaaatctgattaataagcagacaaactacaagagcaagaaATGTccaatataggaaatacggcagctgtcagtcacatgacctgtctattatgtgtatgtgtgagctaatatatactgccgggggggagggcttcctgttggctggggatttatcaggctgccaatttagcttacaaatactgaggtaaaaatactgaccaaataacgtgtgaacaaggtctaatacaggaggagatgacatacagatatatactatgtacaggggagataacacacaggtatatactatatacaggagagatgacacacaggtatatactatatagaggaggagatgacatacaggtacatactatatacaggaggagatgacatacaggtatatactatatacaagaggagatgacacacaggtatatactatatacaggagcagatgacctacaggtatatactatatacaggaggagatgacatacaggtatatgctatatataggaggagatgacatacaggtatatactatatacaggaggagatgacacacagatatatactatatacaggggagatgacacacaggtatatactatatacaggaggagatgacatacaggtatatactatatataggagatgacatacaggtatatactatatacaggggagacaacacacagcaggtatatactatatacaggggagatgacatacaggtatatacaggagatgacatacaggtgtatactatatataagggagatgacaaacatgtatatactgaggtgaaaatgagaggtgtgaggtgaaaatgaaaaggtgtgagtgcaaaatgagaggagtgagggaaaatagtggagtgatcggaaaatgacagatgtgaggtcgaaatgacaagtgttagggggaatgagaggagtgagggggaaaatgagagatatgagggggaaaatgaaagatgtgatgggaaaatgagaggcgtgatttttttttctaaatttgatATTTTCTATAGTTTTACTTCATTATCTAATATACTATTTCTATTTTTCTCTTAGAGAGGAGGCCGCATCATTCATCCAAAAGAGAGAAGAGACTTCTTAACAAAACAACAGATttatttttccctggatcatttcaCCAATATATTACTGACATCACAAAGGGGATATGAAGCTGACTTTATATACGTCCGTGACACTGTGTCATTCTTCCAAAAATTccctggaatgttttttttttcatgaagacTGAGCtacctaagaaaaaaaaaacaagatttgatatttttattctttaataaAAAAGAGTGAACTTTTTTCGTTTTAGAGATTTCCAATGTTATTATCATTAGATAAACGTACGGTGGAGTTGAAGAAAAGCTAGCCTATTGAATCACCCGGTATATCGGCATCCGACAACAGGAAAATGAAGGATTTCACATATAAAAATACACAGCTTAGAATTGGATTGTCTTTTTGCTGTTATTTTTGTTTTTTGAATGTATGGCCCTCATCTTTCCGGACCTAATGATGGACTAAtaagtgcactgtatatttttagaTAAGCTGTTCTTACATTTATAAACTGGCATAAGCTTGGATTTATGGGCGGCAggactttttttttatatacttttgggTTGTTTTTATAGtgattttttacttatttttttattattatatatttatatatagcta
The Ranitomeya imitator isolate aRanImi1 chromosome 3, aRanImi1.pri, whole genome shotgun sequence genome window above contains:
- the CD86 gene encoding T-lymphocyte activation antigen CD86 — encoded protein: MHFSIYSRVMKRIAVLGLAISILSYKVTSIDEMNAYVTGMAEFKCDFKNNQNISSSELIYSWEKQLRKDSDPVTVAELYRGKRKYDHVTESYKNRNMKFMQNGDLCMYNITMEDKGIYYCRVRNINGVSGMKMVHEKGYEHKVQANYSVPEISNGSFQELDVESVVNFHCSSGDGSPQPRGILWMVADYNGTQYYPIICTVQLSPSCAIKETAETFNISSNFTLTVKSSINISCTVMAHHNFSSEVLQIELKPEVTIPREENNNLIYIVPCIILIVFFILATVIYCFHKKSKKTSRSIPLQNGQNPTTTVPNNDVTQQEEAASFIQKREETS